A stretch of Chaetodon auriga isolate fChaAug3 chromosome 21, fChaAug3.hap1, whole genome shotgun sequence DNA encodes these proteins:
- the nsun6 gene encoding tRNA (cytosine(72)-C(5))-methyltransferase NSUN6 isoform X2, with the protein MSVFPRISLSPEVSDFLRSVFLNNEVLAAVGHQEAESRFQKLLSCLSHPPSCTCVRANTHLAPLEEIRHKLAEELKKQMCDSSAEEVSLQILPHPRVPDVLLLPVDGPRPVKQLSSELVVGAQCGSAVLRGAHVFVPGIVASPKYMKAGDVVSVFSDMEGKCTRGATSFQGKRTFLGNGVAQIDRSSIFCTGEPVKGIGVRMVDPLYRSPSFDGVLPSLTFLQNLPSVVVGHVLGPRPGERILDMCAAPGGKTCHIAALMGDQGEVVALERIRNKVDRIRQNAQILHLSSIKAYCFNSTQAVSSDPAQETEGPPFPPESFDRVLLDAPCSGLGQRPNLGSTWSLKEICSYQPLQRKLFHAAVRLLKKGGVLVYSTCTVTLAENEEQVAWALDTFPCLALQPQEPHIGAEGMLGAGLPPEQLRLLQRFSPELSWDQTWSAAPFPCRADRDTIGFFIAKFLKN; encoded by the exons atgtctgttttcccGAGAATTTCTCTGAGTCCTGAAGTCTCTGATTTTCTCAGGAGCGTCTTCTTAAACAACGAG GTGTTAGCTGCGGTGGGTCATCAGGAGGCCGAGAGTCGCTTCCAGAAGCTGCTCTCATGCCTGTCTCACCCGCCTTCGTGCACTTGTGTCCGGGCCAACACTCATCTCGCTCCCCTGGAGGAGATCAGACACAAGTTAGCAGAAGAGCTGAAAAAG CAGATGTGCGACTCATCAGCAGAGGAGGTCTCCCTTCAGATTCTTCCTCACCCGCGAGTTCcagatgtgctgctgcttcctgtcgaTGGCCCGAG ACCTGTgaagcagctcagctcagagctGGTGGTTGGTGCTCAGTGTGGCAGCGCTGTGCTGAGGGGGGCTCATGTCTTCGTCCCGGGCATCGTCGCCAGCCCAAAGT ACATGAAGGCTGGAGACGTGGTGTCCGTCTTCTCTGACATGGAGGGTAAGTGCACCCGTGGAGCCACCAGCTTCCAGGGAAAGAGAACGTTTTTGGGAAACGGAGTCGCTCAAATTGACCGCTCCAGCATCTTCTGCACAGGTGAACCTGTCAA AGGAATAGGTGTTCGCATGGTGGATCCACTTTACCGGAGTCCTTCCTTTGATGGCGTTCTCCCCAGCCTGACTTTCCTACAG AACCTTCCCTCTGTAGTTGTGGGACACGTGCTGGGGCCTCGTCCTGGAGAGCGCATCCTGGATATGTGTGCTGCGCCCGGGGGGAAGACCTGCCACATCGCTGCACTGATGGGGGATCAG GGTGAAGTTGTGGCCTTGGAGAGGATCCGAAATAAGGTTGATCGAATTCGTCAAAACGCCCAAATCTTGCATTTGAGTTCCATCAAAGCTTATTGCTTTAACAGCACTCAAGCTGTGAGCAGTGACCCGGCACAGGAAACTGAAG GACCTCCGTTCCCCCCTGAAAGTTTCGACCGGGTTCTGCTGGACGCCCCCTGCAGTGGACTCGGCCAGAGACCCAACCTGGGCAGTACCTGGAGCCTCAAGGAGATCTGTTCCTATCAGCCTCTGCAGCGCAAGTTGTTCCACGCT GCAGTGCGGCTGTTGAAGAAAGGTGGAGTTCTGGTGTACAGCACCTGCACAGTGACTCTAGCGGAGAATGAGGAGCAGGTAGCCTGGGCCCTCGATACCTTCCCCTGCCTCGCGCTTCAGCCTCAG GAGCCTCACATCGGCGCAGAAGGCATGCTGGGAGCCGGCCTGCCACCTGAGCAGCTGCGCCTCCTCCAGAGGTTCAGTCCCGAGCTGAGCTGGGACCAGACGTGGTCGGCGGCTCCCTTCCCCTGCAGAGCCGACAGGGACACCATCGGCTTTTTTATCGCCAAGTTCCTGAAAAACTGA
- the nsun6 gene encoding tRNA (cytosine(72)-C(5))-methyltransferase NSUN6 isoform X3, with amino-acid sequence MSVFPRISLSPEVSDFLRSVFLNNEVLAAVGHQEAESRFQKLLSCLSHPPSCTCVRANTHLAPLEEIRHKLAEELKKMCDSSAEEVSLQILPHPRVPDVLLLPVDGPRPVKQLSSELVVGAQCGSAVLRGAHVFVPGIVASPKYMKAGDVVSVFSDMEGKCTRGATSFQGKRTFLGNGVAQIDRSSIFCTGEPVKGIGVRMVDPLYRSPSFDGVLPSLTFLQNLPSVVVGHVLGPRPGERILDMCAAPGGKTCHIAALMGDQGEVVALERIRNKVDRIRQNAQILHLSSIKAYCFNSTQAVSSDPAQETEGPPFPPESFDRVLLDAPCSGLGQRPNLGSTWSLKEICSYQPLQRKLFHAAVRLLKKGGVLVYSTCTVTLAENEEQVAWALDTFPCLALQPQEPHIGAEGMLGAGLPPEQLRLLQRFSPELSWDQTWSAAPFPCRADRDTIGFFIAKFLKN; translated from the exons atgtctgttttcccGAGAATTTCTCTGAGTCCTGAAGTCTCTGATTTTCTCAGGAGCGTCTTCTTAAACAACGAG GTGTTAGCTGCGGTGGGTCATCAGGAGGCCGAGAGTCGCTTCCAGAAGCTGCTCTCATGCCTGTCTCACCCGCCTTCGTGCACTTGTGTCCGGGCCAACACTCATCTCGCTCCCCTGGAGGAGATCAGACACAAGTTAGCAGAAGAGCTGAAAAAG ATGTGCGACTCATCAGCAGAGGAGGTCTCCCTTCAGATTCTTCCTCACCCGCGAGTTCcagatgtgctgctgcttcctgtcgaTGGCCCGAG ACCTGTgaagcagctcagctcagagctGGTGGTTGGTGCTCAGTGTGGCAGCGCTGTGCTGAGGGGGGCTCATGTCTTCGTCCCGGGCATCGTCGCCAGCCCAAAGT ACATGAAGGCTGGAGACGTGGTGTCCGTCTTCTCTGACATGGAGGGTAAGTGCACCCGTGGAGCCACCAGCTTCCAGGGAAAGAGAACGTTTTTGGGAAACGGAGTCGCTCAAATTGACCGCTCCAGCATCTTCTGCACAGGTGAACCTGTCAA AGGAATAGGTGTTCGCATGGTGGATCCACTTTACCGGAGTCCTTCCTTTGATGGCGTTCTCCCCAGCCTGACTTTCCTACAG AACCTTCCCTCTGTAGTTGTGGGACACGTGCTGGGGCCTCGTCCTGGAGAGCGCATCCTGGATATGTGTGCTGCGCCCGGGGGGAAGACCTGCCACATCGCTGCACTGATGGGGGATCAG GGTGAAGTTGTGGCCTTGGAGAGGATCCGAAATAAGGTTGATCGAATTCGTCAAAACGCCCAAATCTTGCATTTGAGTTCCATCAAAGCTTATTGCTTTAACAGCACTCAAGCTGTGAGCAGTGACCCGGCACAGGAAACTGAAG GACCTCCGTTCCCCCCTGAAAGTTTCGACCGGGTTCTGCTGGACGCCCCCTGCAGTGGACTCGGCCAGAGACCCAACCTGGGCAGTACCTGGAGCCTCAAGGAGATCTGTTCCTATCAGCCTCTGCAGCGCAAGTTGTTCCACGCT GCAGTGCGGCTGTTGAAGAAAGGTGGAGTTCTGGTGTACAGCACCTGCACAGTGACTCTAGCGGAGAATGAGGAGCAGGTAGCCTGGGCCCTCGATACCTTCCCCTGCCTCGCGCTTCAGCCTCAG GAGCCTCACATCGGCGCAGAAGGCATGCTGGGAGCCGGCCTGCCACCTGAGCAGCTGCGCCTCCTCCAGAGGTTCAGTCCCGAGCTGAGCTGGGACCAGACGTGGTCGGCGGCTCCCTTCCCCTGCAGAGCCGACAGGGACACCATCGGCTTTTTTATCGCCAAGTTCCTGAAAAACTGA
- the nsun6 gene encoding tRNA (cytosine(72)-C(5))-methyltransferase NSUN6 isoform X1, with protein MSVFPRISLSPEVSDFLRSVFLNNEVLAAVGHQEAESRFQKLLSCLSHPPSCTCVRANTHLAPLEEIRHKLAEELKKQQMCDSSAEEVSLQILPHPRVPDVLLLPVDGPRPVKQLSSELVVGAQCGSAVLRGAHVFVPGIVASPKYMKAGDVVSVFSDMEGKCTRGATSFQGKRTFLGNGVAQIDRSSIFCTGEPVKGIGVRMVDPLYRSPSFDGVLPSLTFLQNLPSVVVGHVLGPRPGERILDMCAAPGGKTCHIAALMGDQGEVVALERIRNKVDRIRQNAQILHLSSIKAYCFNSTQAVSSDPAQETEGPPFPPESFDRVLLDAPCSGLGQRPNLGSTWSLKEICSYQPLQRKLFHAAVRLLKKGGVLVYSTCTVTLAENEEQVAWALDTFPCLALQPQEPHIGAEGMLGAGLPPEQLRLLQRFSPELSWDQTWSAAPFPCRADRDTIGFFIAKFLKN; from the exons atgtctgttttcccGAGAATTTCTCTGAGTCCTGAAGTCTCTGATTTTCTCAGGAGCGTCTTCTTAAACAACGAG GTGTTAGCTGCGGTGGGTCATCAGGAGGCCGAGAGTCGCTTCCAGAAGCTGCTCTCATGCCTGTCTCACCCGCCTTCGTGCACTTGTGTCCGGGCCAACACTCATCTCGCTCCCCTGGAGGAGATCAGACACAAGTTAGCAGAAGAGCTGAAAAAG CAGCAGATGTGCGACTCATCAGCAGAGGAGGTCTCCCTTCAGATTCTTCCTCACCCGCGAGTTCcagatgtgctgctgcttcctgtcgaTGGCCCGAG ACCTGTgaagcagctcagctcagagctGGTGGTTGGTGCTCAGTGTGGCAGCGCTGTGCTGAGGGGGGCTCATGTCTTCGTCCCGGGCATCGTCGCCAGCCCAAAGT ACATGAAGGCTGGAGACGTGGTGTCCGTCTTCTCTGACATGGAGGGTAAGTGCACCCGTGGAGCCACCAGCTTCCAGGGAAAGAGAACGTTTTTGGGAAACGGAGTCGCTCAAATTGACCGCTCCAGCATCTTCTGCACAGGTGAACCTGTCAA AGGAATAGGTGTTCGCATGGTGGATCCACTTTACCGGAGTCCTTCCTTTGATGGCGTTCTCCCCAGCCTGACTTTCCTACAG AACCTTCCCTCTGTAGTTGTGGGACACGTGCTGGGGCCTCGTCCTGGAGAGCGCATCCTGGATATGTGTGCTGCGCCCGGGGGGAAGACCTGCCACATCGCTGCACTGATGGGGGATCAG GGTGAAGTTGTGGCCTTGGAGAGGATCCGAAATAAGGTTGATCGAATTCGTCAAAACGCCCAAATCTTGCATTTGAGTTCCATCAAAGCTTATTGCTTTAACAGCACTCAAGCTGTGAGCAGTGACCCGGCACAGGAAACTGAAG GACCTCCGTTCCCCCCTGAAAGTTTCGACCGGGTTCTGCTGGACGCCCCCTGCAGTGGACTCGGCCAGAGACCCAACCTGGGCAGTACCTGGAGCCTCAAGGAGATCTGTTCCTATCAGCCTCTGCAGCGCAAGTTGTTCCACGCT GCAGTGCGGCTGTTGAAGAAAGGTGGAGTTCTGGTGTACAGCACCTGCACAGTGACTCTAGCGGAGAATGAGGAGCAGGTAGCCTGGGCCCTCGATACCTTCCCCTGCCTCGCGCTTCAGCCTCAG GAGCCTCACATCGGCGCAGAAGGCATGCTGGGAGCCGGCCTGCCACCTGAGCAGCTGCGCCTCCTCCAGAGGTTCAGTCCCGAGCTGAGCTGGGACCAGACGTGGTCGGCGGCTCCCTTCCCCTGCAGAGCCGACAGGGACACCATCGGCTTTTTTATCGCCAAGTTCCTGAAAAACTGA